GTATCGATAGCGCGGTCTATCCGGGGTACATGATTCCGCCTTACTATGACTCGATGGTCGCGAAGTTGATCGTCCATGCGGAAACACGGGAAGAAGCATGTGCGAAGATGGAACGTGCACTGGCTGAATTTTGGATCGAAGGTGTCAAAACGACGATCCCGTTCCACGAACGTGTTCTTAGTCACCCGGTATTCCGACGTGGTACGTTCACGACGAAATTCGCAGAGCGTGAGCTAAAAGGTACGATCGTTAACTGAATCAGGACGGGAGTTTGTGCGACGAACTCCCGTCTTTTTTTTGGCGTTCTCTATGTTTTTTAAAAGAGGAATGTGCTAAACTAACTGATTGAGAACGACAAAAAAAGGAGCACGCAAAATCATGATGAAACGACACATGGCACGCGAACTCGCAGTCCAATCTTTGTTCCAAATGGAGCTTTCGGATCTGACTGCACAAGAGGCCATTGAATTCGCGGTAGAAGGTAAGGAATATGACACATTCGTCGAGCAATTGGTGAATGGCGTCGAAACAAACAAAGCAACGATTGATCAGCACATTCGTGAAGCACTCGTCAACTGGTCATTCGAACGACTCGGAAACATCGAGCGGACTATTCTTCGCTTAGCCGTCTACGAATTATTGTTCGAAACGAACATTCCTGTTCGAGTGACGATCAACGAAGCGATTGAATTGACGAAAGCGTTCGCAGATGAAGAAGCGACGAAAATCGTCAACGGTGTTCTTGGTAAAGTCGCACAAGGCGTCGTCAAAGAAAATTCATAAACCTGTAAAACCGAATAGAGACAAACAGACAGAAGAGTGAATCGAACTTTTTGGGGGAGTGGACAAATCATGGCAGTAGTAATCGATGGAAAACAGGTAGCCCATTCATATCGTATGAAGCTGAAAGAAGAAGTCGCACGTCTGAAAGAACAGCGGATTCAACCGCAATTGACTGTCATCCTGATTGGCGAAGATCCTGCTAGTCAGTCCTATGTACGTGGTAAAGAAAAGGCGGCGAAGGAAATCGGCATGGATTCGGAGTTGATCCGACTTCGGGCAGAAACAACGGAATCAGAGCTTCTTCACTTGATCGAACGTCTGAATGTTGATGCGAGTGTCCATGGGATTCTCGTCCAATTGCCGTTGCCTGACCATATTGATGAGAGCAAAGTCATTTTTGCGATTTCTCCTGAAAAGGACGTCGATGGATTTCATCCTGTCTCTGTCGGGAAAATGATGATTGGTGAACCGACATTTTTACCGTGTACACCAAACGGCATTCTTCATCTTGTCAAAGAGATGAACGTACCGATTGCCGGTCAACACGTCGTTGTCGTCGGTCGTAGCCAAATCGTCGGTAAACCCGTTGGTATGTTGTTCTTGAATGAATCGGCTACCGTTTCCTATTGTCATTCAAAAACGAAAGACCTCGGTGCGATGACGCGTCAAGCGGATATCTTGATCGTCGCAGTCGGTGTACCGAAGCTGATTACTGCGGATATGGTGAAACCGGATGCTGTCGTCATTGATGTTGGTGTCAACCGTGTCGATGGCAAACTCGTCGGTGATGTCGAGTTTGATACAGTACAAGATGTTGCATCGATGATCACACCTGTTCCGGGTGGCGTTGGTCCGATGACGATCACGATGCTACTGCATAATACGATTGAGGCTGCGCGATGAGCGAACCTCTTCACGTTTCCGATTTAGTCCACTATGTCAAACGTGAACTAGAAGGCGACGCCCTTCTGCAACAAGTCCAGGTGGTGGGAGAAGTGTCGAATTTTAAACGACACTCTTCCGGTCACCTTTATTTTACGTTGAAGGATGAGCAATCACGGATGAAAGCCGTCATGTTTGCCCGGGATGCGAGTCGCGTCAAAGCAGACGTTCGCGATGGGATGCGTGTTGTCGTTACGGCACGCTTATCCGTCTACGTCTCTTCTGGAGAGATGCAACTCTATGTCGAACGGATGACGGAAGACGGTGTAGGAGCGCTGTATGAGGCGTTCTCACGCTTGAAGATGGATCTAGAAGAGCGTGGTTGGTTTGATCCAGCAATCAAACAGCCGTTGCCAGCTTTTCCGGAACGCATCGGAATCATTACATCTCCAAAAGGAGCGGCGCTTCATGACATCGCAACGACACTCCGGCGCCGTTATCCGCAAGCGGCCATCGTCTTCGCCCCGGTCCTTGTACAAGGAGCGGATGCGGCACCACAAATCAGCCGTGCCATTCAGCTGATGAATGAGCATGCTGCCTGTGATGTGTTGATCATTGGTCGTGGTGGTGGTTCGATTGAGGAGCTGTGGGCATTCAATGAGATGTCTGTCGTGACAGCCGTGTTTGAATCACGCATTCCGATCGTCTCTGCTGTCGGTCACGAAACGGATTTTACAATCAGTGATTTCGTCGCCGACGTTCGTGCTGCTACACCAACGGCAGCGGCAGAACTTGTCACTCCGGAAGCAGAGGCACTCACTCGACGGGTGCAGGATGTGAAGCGTCGTTTAGAACGAACCTATGCACAACTTCTCAAAAGCAAACAGGAGCAAGTGACACGGCTTGCGGCGAGCTACGGTCTGAAATCACCACGCGTCCTACTCGGACTGAAGCAGGAACAATTGGACCGAGCAGAAATGTCACTCCAAAAGGAGATCAAGCAAGTAATAGCGCAACACCAGCAACAGGTGGAGCGTCTTGACACACGCTTAATGCGTGTGCCGATGCGGGATCGCTTCGTGCAACAACGGGCGACGATTGAACAATCACGACGTCGACTCGAAATCGTTCGTCGACTCTTGCAATCGAAGCAACAACAGGTGCGTCATGTGCTCGCGCGACTCGACTCCGTCAGTCCGACGCATGTTCTGATGCGCGGCTATACGTATGTCGAACAGGATGGACAAATCGTCCGTTCCGCGAAGGCATTGACAGCGTCTTCGTTCGATATCCGATTCCATGATGGAACGATTCGTGCTAAACGAGAGGATGGGGAGTAAGAATGGAGACGGAACAATCTTTTGAAGAAGCACTGGAACGATTAGAAGAAATCGTCACGTTACTCGAAGAGGGCGAAGCTCCTCTTGAACAAGCGATGGCTCTATATGAAGAAGGCGTCAAACTGACGGCTCTTTGCCAAGGGAAGTTATCCGTTGCTGAGAAAAAACTCGATCAAATCCTGGAGCAAGATGGTACGCTTCGGGAAAAAGGAGGAGCGCAATGATTGCTTTGAATGAGTGGAAGACACAAGTCGAAAACAAAATGGAAGAGTTCATGGAGCGACTCGACGCACCGGATCGTTTACGCGATTCGATGCGGTATTCACTCGATGCGGGTGGGAAACGAATTCGCCCAGCCTTGATTTATGCGGTACTCGATGCTTTTTCGATCGACCGTGCAAAAGGTGACGCGACTGCTGCGGCACTCGAGATGATTCATACATACTCACTGATTCATGATGACCTTCCAGCAATGGACGATGATGATCTGCGTCGAGGGCGTCCGACGAATCATATCGCTTTTGATGAAGCGACAGCGATTTTAGCAGGAGATGCCTTGCTCACGAACGCCTTCAGCTGTCTTCTTGAGACACCGGCTTCGCCAGAAGTGAAGCTTGCTCTTGTCGAACGGTTGTCAGCAGCAGCAGGTGCTACAGGTATGGTCGGAGGTCAACTCGACGATATGCTCGGAGAGCGCGGCGGCATCAATGACGTAGCGGAGCTTGAGTCGATTCACCGTCGGAAAACAGGAGCACTCCTCGTCTTTGCAGTCGAAGCGGGTGGATTGCTTGCTTCGGTCAGCTCGAGCGATCTTGATCACTTGAAGCAATACGGTCGCCATCTCGGAATCGCATTCCAAATTCAAGATGACATCTTGGACGTGACGGGAGATGCTGAAAAAATCGGCAAACCGGTCGGTAGCGACGAAGGGAACGAAAAAGCAACGTATCCAAAATTACTGGGTCTTGAAGGAGCGAAACGCGCACTGACAGCTCAGGTGGAAGCAGCGGAACAAGCGATTGATGCATTATCAGTCGAAGCGACGACACTTAAGGAACTGCTCGACTTCGTGGTCAAGCGCGACCATTAAGCAGGACGACGCATCTGCGTCGTCTTTTTCTATGCTGACAATGGCGCTCGATAGATTGTTCTAGTACAATGTAGGGTACAAACCCTATAAGATTGTAAGGAAAAGAGGCGGTAAGGTATGAAATTGACAGAAATACAGGATCCGTCATTTTTAAAGCGTATGTCGGTCTCCGAACTCGAAGTACTCGCAGGCGATATTCGACGCTTTTTGATTGAAGAATTAGCGACGACAGGTGGACACTTGGCACCGAACCTCGGTGTCGTCGAGTTGACGCTTGCGTTGCATCGTGAATTCGACAGTCCGAATGACAAGTTCGTCTGGGATGTCGGGCACCAAGCATACGTGCATAAGATTTTGACAGGACGTGCGAGCCAGTTTGATACGCTCCGTCAGCACAAAGGACTCTGTGGGTTCCCGAAACGCAATGAGAGTGTGCATGACGTCTGGGAGACAGGACACAGCTCGACGTCCTTGTCAGCAGCAATGGGGATTGCTGTTTCGAACGAACTGAGCGGTAAGAGTGATCGTGCAGTCGCGATCATTGGTGACGGTGCTTTGACAGGTGGTATGGCACTCGAAGCATTGAATCATATTGGAGCAGAACAACAAAACGTCATCGTCATCTTGAACGATAACGAGATGTCGATTGCACCAAACGTTGGGGCGATGCATCAAATGCTTGGACGAATTCGTTCATCGCGTAAAGTGCGTTTTGCCCAAGACGAGCTTGAAACGTTGATCAAAAAGATTCCGGTCATTGGCGGACGTCTTGAAAAAGGAAGCGAGAAGTTGAAGGAAGCTGTTAAAGGCGCACTTGTTCCTGGCATGTTCTTTGAAGAGCTCGGCTTCAACTATTATGGTCCAGTCGATGGGCACGATCTTGATGATTTAATCGAACAGCTCAATTACGTGAAAAAAGAAGAAGGTCCTGTCCTGCTTCATGTCATCACGAAAAAAGGGAAAGGCTATCGTCCGGCAGAGTTCGATGGTGTCGGCACATGGCATGGTCTTGGACCGTACAAGATGGAGTCTGGCGAAGTCATCAAAGGGAAATCAAAAGCACCTAGTTACTCCTTTACGGTAGCGGATACTTTAACAAAGATGGCACGCGATGATGAAAAGCTGACGTTGATCACGCCAGCGATGAGCGTCGGTTCAAAACTCGATTGTTTTGAAAAAGAATTCCCAGAGCGGATGTTTGACGTCGGGATTGCAGAACAACATGCAGTGACGTTCGCAGCTGGTCAAGCGACGCAAGGCATGAAACCTGTCGTATCGATCTACTCGACCTTCTTCCAACGTGCATACGATCAGCTTGTTCACGACGTGGCTCGTCAAAATCTAGATGTGACGTTTACGATTGACCGGTCAGGTCTCGTTGGTGCAGATGGTGAGACACATCAAGGGGTCTTCGATATCGCTTTCATGCGTCACGTACCGAACATTCGAATCGTCATGGCGAAGGATGAGAACGAACTGCAACACTTGCTCTATTCAGCCGTCAAATATGAAGGACCAATCGCCGTTCGTTTCCCACGTGGAGAAGGTATCGGTGTACCAATGGACGAGACATTGCATGAAATTTCGCTCGATACATGGGAAGTCGAACGCGAAGGAACGGACGTCGCGATCCTTGCATTCGGACCACAAGTACAAGATGCACTCAAAATCGCGGATCTCCTAGCAGACGAACTGTCGGTTCGTGTCATCAATGCTCGGACGATCAAACCGCTTGATGAGAAGATGCTGAATGCTCTTTACGCAGAAGGCATTCCACTCGTGACGCTCGAAGAAGCCGTCTTAAAAGGTGGATTCGGATCAGCTGTCCTTGAGCATGCGAACGAGCAGGAAGCATCCCCACGCGTCAAACGCTTCGGTATTCCGGATTGGTATATCGAGCACGGCGGTGTCAACGAATTACTTGAAGAAATCGGATTATTACCTGGACAAATCGCAGAAGAAATACGCGCTTTCGTCAATCAAGGAAAGAAACAGAGTGTGTGACGATTCATGGAAAATGTAAAAAAAATCCGCCTCGACGTTCTTCTCGTCGAGCGCGGTTTGTTTGAAACGCGTGAAAAAGCGAAACGATCGATCATGGCTGGACTTGTCTTTAGCGGAACGGAACGATTAGAGAAGGCTGGTGAGAAGGTCAAGTCGGACATCGACCTGCATGTTAAAGGTCAGTTGATGCCTTATGTCGGTCGTGGAGGCTTCAAGATGGAAAAGGCACTTCAAGTATTCGATTTCGATGTCGCTGGTAAAACAGGTCTCGATATTGGATCGTCAACAGGTGGCTTTACCGATTGCTCCTTACAAAATGGAGCAGCGCATATGTATGCGCTTGATGTCGGTTCCAATCAGCTGGACTGGAAGCTTCGTTCGGATGATCGTGTGACGGTGATGGAGAAAACGAACTTTCGGCACGCAACACCAGATATGTTCCCTGTTGCGCCACAGTTTGCGACGATTGATGTCTCATTCATCTCGTTACGGTTGATGCTTCCACCTCTGAAGACGATCCTCGTCGAAGGAGGAGATGTCATGGCGCTCGTCAAACCGCAATTCGAAGCGGGGCGTGATGATATCGGTAAAAAAGGCATCGTGCGGGATGAACGGATTCATGTCCGCGTCCTCGATGAGATGGTTGAATTCTTCATTCAACAAGGGTTCTATGTGAAACAGCTCGACTATTCGCCGATTACCGGTGGAGAGGGGAACATCGAGTTCTTATTGCATGCGCGCCTTGGTCAACCAGGACTTGATCCATCTGTCCATGCGACAGAGACAGTCAAGCAAGCACATGCTAGTCTTTAAACGAACAGATGAAAACGAGGACGGATCCGGTTCATGGGTCCGTCCTCATTGTTGTTCGGAGCGACGAAAACCGTATAATAAAATGGCAAACGTGGACTTTTAATGATTTATTGGATTACAATAGTAACATCGAAGAATACTGTGAGGTGCAGGAATGACAAAGGGGCAACGGTTGATTAAGATTCGGGAGATCATCACCCAGTCGGAAGTAGAAACCCAAGATGAATTGGTAGAGGAATTACGGAATGCAGGATATAAGGTGACACAGGCAACGGTATCACGAGATATCAAGGAACTTCATCTCGTTAAGGTTCCGTTGAATGATGGACGTTATAAATACAGCTTACCCGCTGACCAACGCTTCAACCCACTCAGGAAATTGCGGCGTCTGCTCGGTGACAGCTTCATCTCGATTGATTCTGCTCAAAATCTGATTGTCATGCATGTCCTGCCGGGAAATGCGAACGCAGTCGCCGTCTTACTGGACCATTTGAGCTGGAACGAACTGCTTGGCACGGTGTGTGGGGACGATACGATCCTATTGATCGCACGAAGTGAGGAACAAGCGAAAGAAGTGACCGAACGAATTTTAGAAATGCTGTAAGGAGTTGACAGGATGCTAGCTGAATTATCGATCAAACAATTTGCGATCATTGACGAGCTACAGATCGACTTTAAAAAAGGAATGACCGTCTTGACTGGGGAAACAGGTGCCGGTAAATCGATCGTTCTCGACGCGATCGGTTTATTGATTGGTGGACGTGGATCCGCGGAATTCGTTCGATACGGGGAAGATCGGGCGGAACTAGAAGGATTGTTTCTGATTGAAGACGACCATCTCGTCTATGGTCTTGCAGAAGAGTATGGTATCGATATCGAAGATGGATTGATCATCTTACGACGTGATCTGTTCGCGACCGGGAAAAGTGTCTGTCGCGTCAACAATAAGCTGGTCACACTGACGATCTTACGTGAGTTCGGGCGTGTCCTCGTCGACATGCACGGGCAACATGAACATCAGCATTTAATGGACAGTACGTATCATCAAGCGATTCTCGATGACTTCGCGCAAGAGACGATTGCGCCGCTCCTTCAAGCCTATCAATCCGGTTATCAAGCGTATGAAGAAAAACGGACGGCGCTGCAATCGCTCGCGCAAAGTGAGCAAGAACTCGCTCAACGGATCGATCTACTATCGTTTCAGACAGAAGAGATTGAAGGCGCAAAACTTCGAGCGCATGAGGAAGATGAGTTGCTCGTCGAACGAAATCGTCTCGCGAATTTCGAGAAGTTATATGCATCGTTAAAGACAGCGTATGATGCTTTGCATGATGAGATGCGCGGCATCGACTCTGTTGGAGACGCGATGCGTGAATTACAGCAAGCATCAAGCATCGATGAACAGTTTTCGCAGCAGAGTGACGCGATCGCAAGCGCTTTTTATGGACTGGAAGAAGTCGGATATGCGATTCGAGATCAACTCGAAACACTTGAGTTTGATTCCAATCGACTCGATGAGATCGAACAACGTCTATCGGTCTTTCAACAGCTGAAACGAAAATACGGGGCGACAATCGAGGAAGTCATCGCGTATGGGGAGAAGATTCGAGTTGAACTCGATACGATGACGAATCGAGATGAACGGATTGAACGATTAAAAGCTGAAGTCGAACAGCTCGAAGGCGAATTGTTTGATATAGGTGGTCGACTCTCGCAACAGCGTCGAAAAGCGGCAGTTCAATTAAGCGAAGCGATTCATCTGGAATTGCGTGAGCTCTACATGGAGAAAGCACGGTTTGAAATTCGTTTTCTTCAAGACGGGAAGACACCGATGCTACGCAAGAACGGGATCGACCAAGTCGAGTTCTTCATCATGACGAATGCGGGAGAGCCATTCAAGTCGCTCGGAAAAGTCGCATCGGGCGGGGAGTTATCTCGTATCATGCTCGGATTGAAGTCAATCTTCTCGCGCTCGGTTGGAGTCGCTTCGATCATTTTCGATGAAGTCGATACAGGAGTATCGGGTCGTGTCGCACAAGCGATGGCTGAAAAAATCTATCGTTTGTCAGTAGACGGACAAGTACTCTGTATTACGCACTTACCGCAAGTCGCTTCGATGGCTGATCAACATCTCTATATTCGGAAGATTGAAGAGACGGATCGTACGACGACACAGGTCAATGTCTTGTCTCAGTCAGACCGAGGAAACGAACTTGGACGGATGATTTCCGGTGCACATATGACGGATTTGACGTTACGCCATGCCGAGGAATTGATGGATCAGGCGAAGACGATGAAAGAATCGCTTAAAAATGGGGTGTAAGGATTGATTAAAGTCGGGATAGCAGATGATAATCGCGAAATGGTCGAACTGATTCGCCAGCATATCTCTGCGCAAGAAGACATGGAAGTCGTTTGCGTCGCCTACAATGGCGAGAGTTGTCTCGAACGCATGAAAGAACACGAAGTGGATGTATTGCTCCTCGACATCATCATGCCTCATTTAGATGGGCTTGGTGTTCTCGAAGAATTGATGAAGAAAAAGAAGAACCCTGCTGTCATCATGTTGAGTAGACTGACCTAGCAATATGAGACACATATAAAACACCTTGATTAGGCTGCCTGTACACCGTATTTTTTCGGTGTCAGGTAGCCTAATTTTTCTTGGATTCGTTCTTCGTTATAGTAATTTAAGTAATTAGTAACGCGTTCAGAGACCTCATGGTCTCTTAGTGAATTAAATTTGACGTACTGGAATTCCTCGGACTTTAAATTAGAGTGGAACGATTCGATAACTGCGTTGTCCCAACAGTTTCCTCTACGAGACATGCTGCTTGTTAGGTGATTCCTTTTAACGAATTCTTGAAAGGCGTATGACGTATAGACACTTCCTTGGTCCGAATGAAGGATGACCCCTTCGGGATAGTTTCGATTCTCAAGCGCTATCTTCAACGTATCAATCACAAGAGACGTTTGTTGATGCTCGTATAACTTGTATGCGACGATTTCGTTATTAAAAAGATCCATGATGGTGGAAAGATATTTCGTCGTGCTGCCGTATTGGATATAGGTGATATCCGTCACCCACTTTTGATTCGGTTTACTTGCTGTGAAATCGCGCTTGATGAGATCCGGTGCCGTTATGATGCGCTCACCTTGAGACTTCCATCTTCGCTTCGGCTTGATCCGACATTGGAGATGGTGTTTTTGCATGATTTTCTGTACGGTATTCCGATTGGCTTTTAACTGATAGATTTGCTGTAATAATGCCTTTATTTTTCGATGTCCATTCCGATACTTCGTCTGTTTACTTAGTTCAATGACGGTTTTTTCGAGCACCGAAGGTGCTTTCACAGATTCCTTAATCCAACGGTAATAGCTTGCTCTTGGTACATTCAAAGCGCTAAGAATGGCGGTGATTGTATACTTTCTCCGAAGAAACTCTACAATTTTTATGACTACTTCTTTCTCAACTCTCTTTCGATTTCCATGTACTTTTTTAAGATCTCATTTTCCATCTTCAGATGTGACATTTGTCGTTCTCTCTTGTCATCCTCACTCGCAGAATCTGGACCATGTCCATAGGTATATTGTTTACCGATTGGCTGATCAAATCGATAATGTTCGTTAGAGCGATACCATCTCATCCATGTTTTGATTTGAGATTCATTTTTGATTCCGTACTTCTCCATGATTTCTCTCGTCGTTAACTTACCACTCAGCTTTTCTTTGACTACTGCCCATTTTACTTCACTTGAATATACGTTTTTGCCCATGCAAAAACACCTCCGATGTTAGTACTTTTTAAAAGTGTACCACTCCGAAGGTGTTTTATATTGTCTCAAAATTTTAGGTTAGCCCAGAGTGCCTTCGGTAAAGACGAGGTCTCGCAACAGGCGGTCACCCTCGGAGCATCGTACTTCTTACTTAAACCGTTCAGCATGGATCAGCTCGTTCAAAAAATTCGTCTCGTGACGAATCAAGGACAAGCACCGATCGTCGAAACGATTGATTTAAAAGTCGGTACGACACTTCGAGAAGTGGGGATTGCTCCGCATATTAAAGGCTTCACGTATTTGAAGGACGCTGTCTTAATGGTGCTTGAACGGGAAGATTTACTCGGATTGATCACAAAGGAACTCTATCCGACGATCGCGAAGAAACACCAAACGACGGCTTCTCGTGTCGAACGAGCGATGCGTCACGCCATCAAGTCCGCCTGGAACGAAGGGATGCAACAGCACGAGCTCTTCAATGGCCGAATCGAACAAGAGAAAAGTCCGAAGAACTCAGAATTCATCTCGTATGTTTCGAGTCATATGAATCAAGAACAATCTGGTTAAAGGAAACACACCGTCTGAATGATAGACGGTGTGTTTTTAGTTCCTATCCCGTTCATAGCAAGCGATCAATACGCCGTTATCAAACGTGTGTCGTTTCGTGACATTCCAAGTGATGGGCGTCATTCCGTTGTCGGGAAATAGACGTTTACCAGAACCAATGATGACGGGATAGAGGATCAATCGAAGTTCATCGATCAGATCGGCTTGATAAAGCGTATGAACGAGTTGACTACTCCCCCAGACGTGAAGTGGTGGTCCGTCCTGTTGTTTCAAGCGTGTTAGTTCAGAAGTTGGTTGATTCAAATAAGTCGTCGGCTGCCAAAGAATAGGTGGTGTATGACGCGTAGCAACATACTTCATGGCATGATCAGCAACTGGCCAGATATCTGGGTGGAGTGGCCAGTAACTCGACCATTGCTCGTATGTCTTGCGACCGAGTAACAGGGAGCAATCCTCTTGCATCCATTCACGGATGACCTGACCAATCTCAGGATGTTGAAATGGAGCAGTCCATCCCCCTTGTTCGAAGTCGTTGCTCACATCCTCATTCTTTCCGCTCGGTGCTTGAATGACACCGTCTAACGATAGATGTTCGAATACGATGATTTTTCGCATGAAAGGTCTCCTCTCGATTACGATCTGCTTATAGCATACCGTAAAGCTAAAAATATATAAAAGCGCTTGCAAATAAATATTGCATAAACTGAAATGTTTGTTATAATAAAGGTACCAAATGATTTGGCAAGACGTCAGATGAACGTCGAGTCGATAAGGACTCCGGAAATCCTGTTGACGAACATCATCTCAGAACGCCAACTGTAAATGGCTCAAGAATGCCGGACGACATTCTCTTGGTAGAAGTCGTACCAAGGTATCTTGTTCATTCTAGATGAGAAATCTCGAATGAATGGGAGCTTCCATGATTTCGAAGCTAGGGAAAAGTGGAAGGTAACGGATCGTCTAAAATGAAAAGTACAGTTCGTGAAAAGGAGTGTTGTCTAGCAGTGATTGTTAGCAACCGAATGTTTGACTGCTTCAAGCGGATGACATTATGCTCCACCTAGGTCCCGAGTACAGTCAGATGATGGAACTGAAACACCATTCTATCGTTAGCCCGATAGCCAGATCTGATTTCTTTCTACCTCTTCATTAAGAGGAACACCTAAGGTTTTGGAGTACACGAATAGTTCTAACTATGAGAGGAGTTCATCCGTAAGTGAAACCAATTTTATATGAGTAAAAGGTCCCGCGCTTGAAATGAGTTCAAGAGATGGGGACCTTTTTCTGTGTTCATTTTTTTTGATAGCGGTCGGAGACTTTTCCACGTTTTCGATCGCGATAAAAAACATATCCTGCGACAAATCCAATGCCACCCATCGCAAGAATCAAACCAACGAGACCTTGCAATACATATACGTAAGCCGCATCGCCTAAGTATTTAAACGGCACTTGTGCAATTAGAAAAACACTATCACGCATGAGCTTAATACCAATCGCGCCGATGATGCCGGGGATTAATAATGAGAGCAAACCAATGATACGCATAGGACGCCACTCCTTTCCAAGCGTATTGTATCAAAAAATCGATCGTTCTGCGAATCGGGTTTGCTTCCCTATTTTATTCCGAGTACGATAGAAATGTAAGCAGTTTCAAAGGGGGAATTCATATGCATCATCTACTCGTCGTCGGGGCTGGTCAAGGGGGAACAGAAGTCCTGCATGCGTTTCAACGTTCACCATTATTAACGGTCATTGGTCTTGTCGATCCAAACATGGATGCGCCTGGGGTGGCGCTTGCACGGCGTGCGGACATTCGGATCGAAACGAGCTGGTCAGCTTTCGAAGGGGCGGATGTCGATTTCATCATTGACGCTACAGGAGAAAATGGC
This region of Exiguobacterium acetylicum DSM 20416 genomic DNA includes:
- the nusB gene encoding transcription antitermination factor NusB, which gives rise to MMKRHMARELAVQSLFQMELSDLTAQEAIEFAVEGKEYDTFVEQLVNGVETNKATIDQHIREALVNWSFERLGNIERTILRLAVYELLFETNIPVRVTINEAIELTKAFADEEATKIVNGVLGKVAQGVVKENS
- the folD gene encoding bifunctional methylenetetrahydrofolate dehydrogenase/methenyltetrahydrofolate cyclohydrolase FolD; translation: MAVVIDGKQVAHSYRMKLKEEVARLKEQRIQPQLTVILIGEDPASQSYVRGKEKAAKEIGMDSELIRLRAETTESELLHLIERLNVDASVHGILVQLPLPDHIDESKVIFAISPEKDVDGFHPVSVGKMMIGEPTFLPCTPNGILHLVKEMNVPIAGQHVVVVGRSQIVGKPVGMLFLNESATVSYCHSKTKDLGAMTRQADILIVAVGVPKLITADMVKPDAVVIDVGVNRVDGKLVGDVEFDTVQDVASMITPVPGGVGPMTITMLLHNTIEAAR
- the xseA gene encoding exodeoxyribonuclease VII large subunit, translated to MSEPLHVSDLVHYVKRELEGDALLQQVQVVGEVSNFKRHSSGHLYFTLKDEQSRMKAVMFARDASRVKADVRDGMRVVVTARLSVYVSSGEMQLYVERMTEDGVGALYEAFSRLKMDLEERGWFDPAIKQPLPAFPERIGIITSPKGAALHDIATTLRRRYPQAAIVFAPVLVQGADAAPQISRAIQLMNEHAACDVLIIGRGGGSIEELWAFNEMSVVTAVFESRIPIVSAVGHETDFTISDFVADVRAATPTAAAELVTPEAEALTRRVQDVKRRLERTYAQLLKSKQEQVTRLAASYGLKSPRVLLGLKQEQLDRAEMSLQKEIKQVIAQHQQQVERLDTRLMRVPMRDRFVQQRATIEQSRRRLEIVRRLLQSKQQQVRHVLARLDSVSPTHVLMRGYTYVEQDGQIVRSAKALTASSFDIRFHDGTIRAKREDGE
- the xseB gene encoding exodeoxyribonuclease VII small subunit, translated to METEQSFEEALERLEEIVTLLEEGEAPLEQAMALYEEGVKLTALCQGKLSVAEKKLDQILEQDGTLREKGGAQ
- a CDS encoding polyprenyl synthetase family protein; protein product: MIALNEWKTQVENKMEEFMERLDAPDRLRDSMRYSLDAGGKRIRPALIYAVLDAFSIDRAKGDATAAALEMIHTYSLIHDDLPAMDDDDLRRGRPTNHIAFDEATAILAGDALLTNAFSCLLETPASPEVKLALVERLSAAAGATGMVGGQLDDMLGERGGINDVAELESIHRRKTGALLVFAVEAGGLLASVSSSDLDHLKQYGRHLGIAFQIQDDILDVTGDAEKIGKPVGSDEGNEKATYPKLLGLEGAKRALTAQVEAAEQAIDALSVEATTLKELLDFVVKRDH
- the dxs gene encoding 1-deoxy-D-xylulose-5-phosphate synthase; translated protein: MKLTEIQDPSFLKRMSVSELEVLAGDIRRFLIEELATTGGHLAPNLGVVELTLALHREFDSPNDKFVWDVGHQAYVHKILTGRASQFDTLRQHKGLCGFPKRNESVHDVWETGHSSTSLSAAMGIAVSNELSGKSDRAVAIIGDGALTGGMALEALNHIGAEQQNVIVILNDNEMSIAPNVGAMHQMLGRIRSSRKVRFAQDELETLIKKIPVIGGRLEKGSEKLKEAVKGALVPGMFFEELGFNYYGPVDGHDLDDLIEQLNYVKKEEGPVLLHVITKKGKGYRPAEFDGVGTWHGLGPYKMESGEVIKGKSKAPSYSFTVADTLTKMARDDEKLTLITPAMSVGSKLDCFEKEFPERMFDVGIAEQHAVTFAAGQATQGMKPVVSIYSTFFQRAYDQLVHDVARQNLDVTFTIDRSGLVGADGETHQGVFDIAFMRHVPNIRIVMAKDENELQHLLYSAVKYEGPIAVRFPRGEGIGVPMDETLHEISLDTWEVEREGTDVAILAFGPQVQDALKIADLLADELSVRVINARTIKPLDEKMLNALYAEGIPLVTLEEAVLKGGFGSAVLEHANEQEASPRVKRFGIPDWYIEHGGVNELLEEIGLLPGQIAEEIRAFVNQGKKQSV
- a CDS encoding TlyA family RNA methyltransferase; protein product: MENVKKIRLDVLLVERGLFETREKAKRSIMAGLVFSGTERLEKAGEKVKSDIDLHVKGQLMPYVGRGGFKMEKALQVFDFDVAGKTGLDIGSSTGGFTDCSLQNGAAHMYALDVGSNQLDWKLRSDDRVTVMEKTNFRHATPDMFPVAPQFATIDVSFISLRLMLPPLKTILVEGGDVMALVKPQFEAGRDDIGKKGIVRDERIHVRVLDEMVEFFIQQGFYVKQLDYSPITGGEGNIEFLLHARLGQPGLDPSVHATETVKQAHASL
- the ahrC gene encoding transcriptional regulator AhrC/ArgR: MTKGQRLIKIREIITQSEVETQDELVEELRNAGYKVTQATVSRDIKELHLVKVPLNDGRYKYSLPADQRFNPLRKLRRLLGDSFISIDSAQNLIVMHVLPGNANAVAVLLDHLSWNELLGTVCGDDTILLIARSEEQAKEVTERILEML